From the genome of Triticum aestivum cultivar Chinese Spring chromosome 3B, IWGSC CS RefSeq v2.1, whole genome shotgun sequence, one region includes:
- the LOC123069993 gene encoding U-box domain-containing protein 52, protein MMQGSPLSPDEHRLTSPPSLHQPASTIVVAIDRDRNSQLAMKWVVDHLLSGASHIILLHVAAHPPAANHGFAMAETTQDALEAEMMEIFVPFRGFCSRNGVQESEVILEEADVPKAIIDYISANKIQSIALGASNRNAFTKKWKNPDVPSSLMKGAPDYCNIYVVAKGKPVNVRLAKCGVPADDSDFLLATYSRRSSRSQLPPVLPDFLSSSRRSIDRPELTTRPPFRERPLQASATKPHLLLARMDSTTLRSNSHDPSSLDPDFAQAVHFPSMDFGENMDALPLSPREPGTPLSAAQREVEAEMRRLKLELKQTMDMYNAACKEAINAKQRAKEMHLLKMEEARRLEEARQSEEAALALAEMEKVKCRAAMEAAEAAQRLADLEAQRRRNAEVRARREADEKVRALDAIANHDFRYRKYSIDEIEIATEGFSESLKIGEGGYGPVYSASLDHTPVAIKVLRPDAQQGRKQFQQEVEVLSRIRHPNMVLLLGACPEYGCLVYEYMENGSLEDRLYRRGGTPTLPWSQRFRISAEIATALLFLHQTKPEPLVHRDLKPANILLDRNYVSKISDVGLARLVPPAVADSVTQYRLTATAGTFCYIDPEYQQTGKLGVKSDIYSLGVLLLQVITARPPMGLTHHVEKAIESGTFAQMLDITVKDWPVEDALGFAKLSLNCTEMRRRDRPDLGTVILPELNRLRNLGIAYNQARATVPAGDSSSHGDGNGQEGVSSPTADAGLWRTAES, encoded by the exons ATGATGCAGGGAAGCCCCCTGAGTCCCGATGAGCACCGGCTGACCTCGCCGCCGAGCCTGCACCAGCCGGCGTCGACCATCGTCGTTGCCATCGACCGGGACCGCAACAGCCAACTGGCCATGAAATGGGTGGTGGACCACCTCCTCTCCGGCGCCTCCCATATCATTCTCCTCCACGTGGCGGCCCACCCTCCTGCAGCCAACC ATGGATTTGCCATGGCTGAGACGACGCAGGACGCGCTGGAGGCTGAAATGATGGAGATCTTTGTCCCCTTCAGAGGATTCTGCTCTAGGAATGGG GTGCAAGAATCGGAGGTGATACTGGAAGAGGCAGACGTCCCCAAGGCCATCATAGACTACATCAGTGCCAACAAGATCCAGAGCATCGCGCTGGGCGCGTCCAACAGGAACGCATTCACCAAGAAGTGGAAGAACCCCGACGTGCCCTCCAGCCTCATGAAGGGCGCGCCCGACTACTGCAACATCTACGTGGTCGCCAAGGGCAAGCCCGTCAACGTCAGGCTCGCCAAGTGCGGCGTGCCGGCCGACGACAGCGACTTCCTCCTCGCAACCTACTCCAGGAGGAGCTCCAGGAGCCAGCTGCCGCCGGTCTTGCCCGACTTTTTGTCCTCCAGCAGGCGCTCCATCGACAGGCCCGAGCTCACCACGCGCCCGCCGTTCCGCGAGCGGCCCCTGCAGGCGTCCGCGACCAAGCCCCACCTCCTCTTGGCAAGGATGGACAGCACCACGCTGCGCTCCAACTCCCACGACCCATCCAGCCTCGACCCCGACTTCGCACAGGCCGTGCATTTCCCCTCCATGGACTTTGGCGAGAACATGGACGCGCTCCCCCTCAGCCCCCGGGAGCCCGGCACGCCCCTCTCCGCC GCCCAGCGCGAGGTGGAGGCGGAGATGAGGCGGCTCAAGCTGGAGCTGAAGCAGACCATGGACATGTACAACGCAGCATGCAAGGAGGCCATCAACGCCAAGCAGAGGGCCAAGGAGATGCACCTGCTCAAGATGGAGGAGGCGCGGCGCCTGGAGGAGGCCCGTcagtcggaggaggccgcattggcGCTCGCCGAGATGGAGAAGGTCAAGTGCCGCGCCGCCATGGAGGCTGCCGAGGCCGCGCAGCGTCTGGCCGACCTCGAGGCACAGCGTCGCCGCAACGCCGAGGTGCGCGCGCGCCGGGAGGCCGACGAGAAGGTGCGCGCCCTGGACGCCATCGCCAACCACGACTTCCGCTACCGCAAGTACAGCATCGACGAGATCGAGATTGCCACCGAGGGCTTCTCCGAGAGTCTCAAGATCGGGGAAGGCGGCTACGGCCCCGTCTACAGCGCCAGCCTCGACCACACTCCGGTCGCCATCAAGGTGCTCCGCCCGGACGCCCAGCAGGGCCGGAAGCAGTTCCAGCAGGAGGTGGAGGTGCTCAGCCGCATCCGCCACCCCAACATGGTCTTGCTCCTCGGTGCCTGCCCGGAGTACGGCTGCCTCGTCTACGAGTACATGGAGAACGGCAGCCTCGAGGACCGCCTGTACCGTCGCGGCGGCACGCCGACGCTCCCGTGGAGCCAGCGCTTCAGGATCTCGGCTGAGATCGCGACGGCTCTGCTGTTCCTTCACCAGACCAAGCCGGAGCCGCTGGTGCACCGAGACCTCAAGCCGGCCAACATCCTGCTGGATCGCAACTACGTGAGCAAGATCAGCGACGTCGGGCTGGCGCGCCTCGTGCCACCGGCGGTGGCGGACAGCGTCACGCAGTACCGGCTGACGGCCACGGCGGGCACCTTCTGCTACATTGACCCGGAGTACCAGCAAACGGGCAAGCTGGGCGTCAAGTCGGACATCTATTCTCTGGGCGTGCTGCTGCTGCAGGTTATCACCGCGCGGCCGCCCATGGGGCTCACGCATCACGTCGAGAAGGCCATCGAGTCCGGAACCTTCGCACAGATGCTGGACATCACCGTCAAGGACTGGCCCGTGGAGGACGCGCTGGGGTTCGCCAAGCTCTCGCTCAACTGCACGGAGATGCGGCGGAGGGACCGACCGGACCTCGGCACCGTCATACTGCCGGAGCTCAACCGGCTCAGAAACCTCGGCATCGCCTACAACCAGGCGCGCGCCACCGTCCCTGCTGGCGACAGCAGTTCGCATGGGGACGGGAACGGGCAGGAAGGGGTCAGCTCACCGACGGCTGACGCGGGGTTGTGGAGAACGGCGGAAAGCTAG
- the LOC123069995 gene encoding peptidyl-prolyl cis-trans isomerase CYP57 translates to MSSVYVLEPPTKGKVVVQTTAGPIDIELWAKEAPKATRNFVQLCLEGYYDGTLFHRVIKSFLIQGGDPTGSGTGGESIYGAPFADEFHSRLRFNHRGLLACANAGTPHSNGSQFFITLDRCDWLDKKNTIFGKVTGDSIFNLLALADIETDKDDRPVYPQKILSVEVLWNPFDDIVPRQLKKIEPAPKADAERKPEKKAVKQLNVLSFGDEVEEEENEAASFVKDKIKSIHDVLDDPRFLKVEPQVEQLSKEEEEKKNETVLSIREALISKKADSREPEHDPENDDSPEDENEEDFDNRMRSRILKKRRELGDIQQSQSSKKDKSHQKDKELPAHRSDDNDDDDDEDDDDHQLSKSRKLSLKKKGIGSEANTERMSRGDVNLQLLNPAEQEKHLKKQRKRSLQGREEETLAKLQKFKASLMSNKPANMEKKAESSEDYKEWHANRLTFAPESSKDGMTRKDDPNDYVVVDPLLEKGKQKFNKMQAKLKKRDREWAGRSLT, encoded by the exons ATGTCGTCGGTGTATGTGCTGGAGCCGCCGACGAAAGGGAAGGTGGTGGTGCAAACAACGGCCGGTCCGATCGACATCGAGCTGTGGGCCAAGGAGGCCCCCAAGGCCACGCGCAACTTCGTTCAGCTATGCCTGGAGGGCTACTACGACGGCACCCTCTTCCACCGGGTCATCAAGTCCTTCCTCATCCAGGGCGGCGACCCCACCGGCTCCGGCACCG GGGGTGAGAGCATCTACGGGGCACCGTTCGCTGACGAGTTCCATTCTCGTCTGAGGTTTAATCACAGGGGTTTATTGGCATGTGCCAATGCTGGCACACCTCATTCGAACGGAAGCCAGTTCTTTATTACCCTTGACCGCTGCGATTGGCTTGATAAGAAGAATACAATTTTTGGGAAG GTCACTGGGGATTCTATCTTCAATCTTCTGGCCTTGGCTGATATCGAGACTGATAAGGATGATCGGCCTGTATACCCACAGAAAATTCTCTCAGTTGAG GTACTCTGGAACCCATTTGATGATATAGTTCCACGACAACTTAAGAAGATTGAGCCTGCTCCCAAGGCTGATGCTGAGAGGAAACCAGAGAAGAAAGCTGTTAA GCAACTTAATGTGCTCTCGTTTGGAGATGAGGTAGAAGAAGAGGAGAATGAGGCAGCTTCTTTTGTGAAGGACAAAATAAAGAGTATCCACGATGTGCTTGATGACCCCCGTTTTCTTAAAGTGGAACCACAGGTTGAACAACTG tccaaggaggaagaggagaagaaaaatGAAACTGTCCTATCTATCAGGGAGGCTTTAATCTCGAAGAAAGCTGACTCCAGAGAGCCAGAGCATGATCCAGAAAATGATGATTCTCCTGAAGATGAGAATGAGGAGGATTTTGACAACAGGATGCGTTCACGGATTCTAAAAAAACGTAGAGAGCTTGGGGATATTCAGCAGAGTCAATCTTCCAAGAAAG ATAAATCTCATCAGAAGGATAAAGAATTACCAGCTCACAG GAGTGAtgacaacgatgatgatgatgacgaagacgacgatgatcatcaattatcaaaatcacggaaactGTCTTTGAAGAAAAAAGGTATTGGCTCTGAAGCCAATACTGAAAGGATGTCCAGAGGAGATGTTAATTTGCAACTGCTAAATCCAGCTGAACAAGAGAAACATTTGAAAAAACAGAGAAAACGCAGCCTCCAAGGCCGTGAAGAGGAG ACTTTAGCAAAGTTACAGAAGTTCAAGGCTTCCTTGATGAGTAATAAGCCTGCTAATATGGaaaaaaaggcagaaagcagtgAGGACTACAAAGAGTGGCATGCCAACCGTCTCACTTTCGCACCTGAATCTTCGAAG GATGGTATGACTAGGAAGGATGATCCAAATGACTATGTAGTGGTTGACCCTCTTCTGGAGAAAGGAAAACAGAAGTTTAACAAGATGCAAGCGAAGTTAAAGAAGAGAGATCGTGAATGGGCTGGCAGATCTCTCACCTGA